Proteins co-encoded in one Streptomyces sp. NBC_01283 genomic window:
- a CDS encoding MbtH family protein gives MTTNPFDDENGTFYVLVNDEEQHSLWPSFAHIPDGWRIAFGPEDRPKCLAHIEENWTDLRPRSLRLAMGE, from the coding sequence GTGACCACGAACCCCTTCGACGACGAGAACGGCACGTTCTACGTCCTGGTGAACGACGAGGAACAGCACTCCCTATGGCCCTCCTTCGCACACATCCCGGACGGCTGGCGGATCGCCTTCGGTCCGGAGGACCGGCCGAAGTGCCTTGCCCACATAGAGGAGAACTGGACCGATCTGCGGCCCAGGAGCCTGCGCCTCGCCATGGGCGAGTAG
- a CDS encoding cytochrome P450, whose product MNPAFFWMWGHRPEQPVKVDESGVFHVYGHAEILEVYGDPQVYSSNVEALLFGAPEGETLSEGALSAADPPKHTKLRKIVSRAFTPKLVADLEPRIAEVTGQLLDEAAGQGRLELVGDLAYPMPVMVIADMLGVPRSDRDLFKQWVDTILTAAGEVNVEDAVKDGAGTQREDEDVAAAMGQVPELMEYLRTHAAERRAKPREDLLTKLVQAEVDGERLTDNQVVNFSRELLVAGHLTTSATIANMLLCLDAHPEQFARLRANPDLIPGAAEETLRFLGPLAASARATAEDTELAGVKIPKKSFVRLWLGAGSRDERVFDRPDEFDPGRDPNPHLGFGRGIHFCIGAPLARLETSICLRMLLDRYPGLRAAPDERPEFLPLDDLLAVSKLEMLTA is encoded by the coding sequence GTGAACCCCGCGTTCTTCTGGATGTGGGGTCACCGACCGGAGCAGCCCGTCAAGGTGGACGAGAGCGGGGTGTTCCATGTCTACGGTCACGCCGAGATCCTGGAGGTCTACGGCGACCCGCAGGTGTACTCGTCCAATGTGGAAGCCCTGCTGTTCGGGGCGCCCGAGGGCGAGACCCTCAGCGAGGGCGCGCTGAGCGCGGCCGACCCGCCCAAGCACACGAAGCTCCGCAAGATTGTCAGCCGTGCGTTCACCCCAAAGCTGGTGGCCGATCTCGAACCGCGGATCGCTGAGGTCACTGGTCAGCTCCTGGACGAGGCGGCGGGCCAGGGGCGCCTGGAACTGGTCGGGGACCTGGCGTATCCGATGCCGGTGATGGTGATAGCCGACATGCTCGGCGTGCCGCGCAGCGACCGCGACCTTTTCAAGCAGTGGGTGGACACCATCCTCACCGCCGCCGGCGAAGTGAACGTGGAAGACGCGGTCAAGGACGGCGCGGGCACGCAGCGCGAGGACGAGGACGTCGCGGCCGCCATGGGGCAAGTGCCCGAACTGATGGAGTACTTGCGCACGCATGCGGCCGAACGGCGCGCCAAGCCGCGCGAGGATCTGCTGACCAAGCTGGTCCAGGCGGAGGTCGACGGCGAGCGCCTGACTGACAACCAGGTGGTGAACTTCTCCAGGGAACTCCTCGTCGCAGGACACCTCACCACCAGCGCGACGATCGCCAACATGCTGCTGTGCCTGGATGCCCACCCGGAGCAGTTCGCCCGGCTGCGGGCGAACCCGGACCTCATCCCGGGGGCCGCCGAGGAAACCCTGCGGTTCCTCGGTCCGCTCGCGGCCTCCGCCCGCGCGACGGCCGAAGACACCGAGCTGGCCGGCGTCAAGATACCGAAGAAGAGCTTCGTCCGGCTCTGGCTCGGCGCCGGCAGCCGGGACGAGCGGGTGTTCGACCGGCCCGACGAGTTCGATCCCGGTCGCGACCCCAATCCGCACCTGGGATTCGGCCGCGGAATCCACTTCTGCATCGGCGCGCCACTCGCCCGCCTCGAGACCAGCATCTGCTTGCGGATGCTCCTGGACCGGTATCCCGGATTGCGGGCGGCCCCGGACGAGCGGCCGGAATTCTTGCCGCTGGATGACCTGCTGGCAGTGTCGAAACTCGAGATGCTCACCGCTTAG
- a CDS encoding activator-dependent family glycosyltransferase, with the protein MRVLFVVFPWRTHLQHMVPLAWALQSAGHEVRVASGPELTDAVTASGLPAVPVGPEEPVFGRVEREQGEVYQKLVEAHGEQNDILVDVCEDREEILTWERLRWGSRFLAATSRASNDAMVEELVEYCRWWQPDLVLWDWLSHAGAIAATAVGVPHGRMRTELAVEDRARRHFLRVRQEQAPEDREDPLGDWLGEWAQKFGAEFSEEMVTGQFAIEQMVGSMRLESPSPHLPLRYVPYNGPSVVPHWARRDPAKRRVLATFGLSLATDPATAASSLEQLQGMLDALADLDIELVVTLPEQFQRELERVPGNTRLVEFVPLHAVVPSCSAVIHHGGVPGFLEAIAHGVPQLVIGRAMTDIGERGPRLERSGAGLWIRGDAPEDLDGGRVREQLVRLLEDPSFGEAAGRLGQELAAQPSPAEVVRELERIVER; encoded by the coding sequence ATGCGCGTCCTGTTCGTAGTCTTTCCCTGGCGAACCCACCTGCAGCACATGGTGCCGCTGGCCTGGGCACTGCAGTCGGCAGGCCACGAGGTCCGGGTCGCGAGCGGCCCGGAGCTGACGGACGCCGTCACCGCCTCGGGTCTGCCGGCCGTACCTGTAGGTCCCGAAGAACCCGTTTTCGGGAGGGTCGAACGCGAGCAGGGGGAGGTGTACCAGAAGCTCGTCGAAGCCCACGGCGAGCAGAACGACATCCTCGTCGACGTGTGCGAGGACCGCGAAGAGATCCTCACCTGGGAGCGCCTGCGGTGGGGGAGCCGGTTCCTGGCCGCCACCTCCCGGGCCTCCAATGATGCGATGGTCGAGGAGCTGGTGGAGTACTGCCGCTGGTGGCAGCCGGACCTGGTGCTCTGGGACTGGCTGAGCCACGCGGGCGCGATCGCGGCCACGGCGGTCGGAGTGCCGCACGGGCGCATGCGCACCGAGTTGGCCGTCGAGGACCGCGCCCGCCGGCATTTTCTGCGGGTGCGTCAGGAGCAGGCGCCCGAGGACCGCGAGGACCCGTTGGGGGACTGGCTGGGGGAGTGGGCGCAGAAGTTCGGTGCCGAGTTCTCCGAGGAGATGGTGACCGGGCAGTTCGCGATCGAGCAGATGGTCGGCTCGATGCGGCTGGAGTCGCCGTCGCCGCATCTTCCGCTGCGCTATGTCCCCTACAACGGGCCGTCGGTGGTGCCGCATTGGGCCCGACGCGACCCGGCCAAGCGGCGCGTCCTGGCCACCTTCGGACTCAGCCTGGCAACGGACCCGGCGACGGCCGCGTCCTCCTTGGAGCAGCTGCAGGGGATGCTGGATGCGCTGGCTGATCTGGACATCGAGCTGGTGGTGACGCTGCCCGAGCAGTTCCAGCGGGAGCTGGAGCGGGTTCCCGGCAATACCAGGCTGGTGGAGTTCGTTCCGCTGCACGCCGTCGTCCCCTCGTGCTCGGCTGTGATCCACCATGGCGGCGTGCCCGGGTTCCTGGAGGCGATCGCGCACGGGGTGCCGCAGCTGGTGATCGGCCGCGCCATGACCGATATCGGGGAGCGTGGCCCGCGGCTGGAGCGGTCCGGGGCCGGCCTGTGGATCCGGGGGGACGCTCCGGAGGACCTGGACGGGGGGCGGGTGCGGGAGCAGCTGGTGCGGCTGCTGGAGGATCCGTCGTTCGGGGAGGCCGCCGGACGGCTCGGCCAGGAGCTGGCGGCGCAGCCGTCACCCGCCGAGGTCGTCCGGGAACTGGAACGGATCGTGGAACGCTAG
- a CDS encoding transposase, with product MYLPGEWTSDAAQRRRAGVPQYVTFAAKTQLALDLLDRLAVWDRPMAGWARRPCPATAPGR from the coding sequence TTGTATCTGCCCGGGGAGTGGACCAGCGATGCGGCCCAGCGCCGCAGAGCCGGCGTCCCGCAGTACGTCACCTTTGCTGCCAAGACCCAGCTCGCGCTGGACTTGTTGGATCGCCTGGCTGTGTGGGACCGGCCTATGGCGGGCTGGGCCCGGCGCCCCTGCCCCGCTACCGCACCCGGCCGGTAA
- a CDS encoding alpha-hydroxy-acid oxidizing protein — protein MTEHTRTAAPAGPTSASDLVREIYLAGPDSRKGQLTTDLTALEDAARAVLPPAVSGFVAGGAGTGATGRANRDAFDRWRLLPRALRGFTRRDLTVDLLGQTLPAPVLLAPISAQTAVHPEGEIATVRGAADAGLPFVLSSYSSHSLEEVAAAAGPGPRWFQLYWPSDDELAASLVRRAEASGYTALVLTVDNPSVGYRPADLDHGYLPLIRGTGLANYTSDPVFRAALPPDAGPESVVRHWARVNGNPSLTWDRLNQLREWTSLPLLVKGVLHPDDARLAVANGADGVIVSNHGGRQLDGAAASLDCLPAVRAAVGGTVPVLMDSGVRTGTDVAKALALGADAVLLGRPYLYGLALDGRPGVRHVLRCLLAELDVALTQIGCGSARSLGPELLAPAGPLGGPQPTARQDRS, from the coding sequence ATGACCGAGCACACCCGCACCGCAGCCCCGGCCGGACCGACGAGCGCGTCCGACCTGGTGCGCGAGATATACCTGGCGGGCCCCGACAGCCGCAAAGGTCAACTCACCACCGATCTCACGGCGTTGGAGGACGCGGCCCGTGCGGTCCTCCCGCCCGCGGTGTCCGGCTTCGTGGCCGGCGGCGCCGGGACCGGGGCCACCGGGCGCGCCAACCGGGACGCTTTCGACCGGTGGCGCCTGCTGCCCCGGGCACTGCGCGGCTTCACGCGGCGCGACCTGACAGTGGACCTCCTCGGCCAGACCCTGCCCGCACCGGTCCTGTTGGCACCGATCTCCGCACAGACTGCCGTGCACCCCGAGGGTGAGATCGCCACCGTCCGGGGCGCGGCCGACGCCGGGCTGCCGTTCGTGCTGTCCTCCTACTCCTCGCACAGCCTCGAGGAGGTGGCCGCGGCTGCCGGGCCGGGGCCCCGCTGGTTCCAGCTGTACTGGCCCTCGGACGACGAACTGGCCGCGTCCCTGGTCCGCCGGGCCGAGGCGAGCGGCTACACGGCGCTGGTCCTCACCGTCGACAATCCCTCCGTCGGCTACCGGCCCGCGGACCTCGATCACGGCTACCTTCCGCTGATACGCGGCACCGGGCTCGCCAACTACACGAGTGATCCCGTGTTCCGGGCGGCGCTGCCGCCGGATGCCGGCCCCGAGTCGGTCGTCAGGCACTGGGCCCGGGTCAACGGCAACCCGTCGCTGACCTGGGACCGACTGAACCAGCTGCGCGAGTGGACGAGTCTTCCCCTTCTCGTCAAGGGGGTCCTGCACCCCGACGACGCGCGCCTGGCCGTGGCCAACGGGGCGGACGGCGTGATCGTCTCCAATCACGGGGGACGCCAGCTGGACGGCGCGGCGGCTTCCCTGGACTGCCTGCCCGCAGTGCGCGCCGCGGTCGGCGGCACCGTCCCTGTGCTGATGGACTCCGGTGTCCGCACCGGCACCGACGTCGCCAAGGCTCTGGCCCTCGGCGCGGACGCCGTCCTCCTCGGCAGGCCCTACCTGTACGGACTGGCGCTCGACGGACGTCCCGGCGTGCGGCACGTCCTGCGGTGCCTGCTCGCCGAGCTCGACGTCGCTCTGACGCAGATCGGCTGCGGCAGCGCCCGGTCCCTGGGTCCGGAGCTGCTCGCTCCGGCGGGACCCCTGGGCGGGCCGCAGCCGACAGCACGTCAGGATCGCTCGTAG
- a CDS encoding SDR family NAD(P)-dependent oxidoreductase, with translation MTASHDELVDALRAALKDNQQLRAAATKAEHDVGPIAIVGMACRYPGGVESPQDLWQLVMDERDVIGPFPEDRGWDLSSLYDPDAQRPWTSYVKEGGFLDDATGFDAEFFQISPREAHAMDPQHRLLLETAWEAFEDAGIVPSALHGSRTGVFVGTMYDDYGYRVLPSPVEYEGYMALGSASGFASGRISHGFGFEGPAMTVDTACSSSLVAVHLAATALRRGECSLALAGGATTMATPVSFVEFSRQHGLAPDGRCKAFAATADGTAWSEGIGMLLLERLSDAHRLGHPVHAVIQGSALNHDGAASGLTAPNGPSQQAVIRAALTDAHLTPDTIDAIEAHGTGTALGDPIEAHALLATYGTNRNPQHPLHLGTIKSNIGHTQAAAGVAGIIKMTMAIHHGQLPKTLHTNHPAPRIDWTQGHLNLLTHTQPWPHHNRPRRAAISSFGLSGTNAHLILEQPPHPPTTHQNKDKDKDAGPLPVVPVLLSGHNPAALQAQARRVLDSLTTASAAPADLVDLGFSLATTRSHLAHRAVLLPSEEGGLLDGLHALAADPDGAAAIRGRATEGRTALLFSGHGLQRPGTGRELYRTFPAFASAFDAVCRELDDHLDQPLRTVLFGSGTALLDRPEHSQLALFAYQVALFRLLESCGVAPVAVLSHSVGAISAAHAAGVLSLADAAELAVAHSRLAKGLSGSGAAAVKNLSFCEPELTVVSGLTGRAMRENEFADPDHWARQAVETFRFEDGVRSLSDLGCNRLVEVGPSGELTGMVADCFAGQAAPTAVAAQRDQEPEAATLVTALARLHSVGADVDWAAVFADRGARRIPLPTYAFQRRRYWIDAPQRTAARPAGITDLDHPILAAATEVPAPDGVMFTGRLSHATLPWLADHRVAGRTLLPGTALLDAVVSAARVTGGDTVEELVHEEPLDVVDGAEFDLRVFIAAADADGRSAVTVHARRADTEESAWIRCAHGTVARLGSEPGAEPRRGLPVAAAPLDLPPHELYRTLADRELAYGPAFRGVGAMWSSGPETIADVTLPDGVRPGTHALHPVLLDAALHPLAAEGAAGPGLLPHIWRDVRVRAAAGAAARVRVHLTPAGHDVVSAEFTDPDGRPLASIGSLILRPVPAADAGPSGAPEADGLLVPYWTPVSEPAGVAPDTPWTDLAEAFAAGGALPRTTVLTCRTDRAGTPAAVRETLLEVLTAVQGFLADEQEEDARLVVVTRGAVAVGNEQDPGIRPAHRAVWGLLRSAQAEYPGRFVLLDEDGTAACREAFAAALASGESQLALREGTAYRPALASAAGAPVPGCTWDPTRAVLITGGLGWLGRITARHLVEQHGVRQLVLMGRGAPGLDAERVIADLRDLGAKVRTVACDAADREALAGVLDRLARSGVRIGGVVHAAGFLEGGLLTDLTADDLDRSLRPKVDAAFHLHELTADLDLSAFVVYSSVASTLNSAGQGAYAAANGFLEGLMEQRHTAGKPGVAIVWGQWDVSGGMGSTLTNAQIDRMARVGVLLIPIEQGLRFLDAAVHGIEPVVVAGRWDRGALAAQHRGGTLPRILESLLPADAGKPGGEEDPSSTELPHDHGDTAAAEGGDTMLERLLAEVAAVLGHASADAIDPDIAFDHVGMDSLGAVELRNRLMATIGLRLPATFVFDWPTPRLLADVLGQEPPSDGRTTTENGNGTPMP, from the coding sequence ATGACGGCATCGCACGACGAACTGGTCGACGCACTGCGGGCGGCCCTGAAGGACAATCAGCAGCTTCGTGCCGCGGCCACGAAGGCGGAGCACGACGTTGGCCCGATCGCCATCGTCGGGATGGCCTGCCGCTACCCCGGCGGAGTCGAGTCCCCGCAGGACCTGTGGCAGCTGGTGATGGACGAGCGCGACGTGATCGGGCCGTTCCCCGAGGACCGCGGCTGGGACCTGTCCTCGCTGTACGACCCGGACGCGCAACGGCCGTGGACGTCGTACGTCAAGGAGGGCGGATTCCTCGACGACGCCACGGGTTTCGACGCCGAGTTCTTCCAGATCTCGCCGCGCGAGGCGCATGCGATGGACCCGCAGCACCGGCTGCTGCTGGAGACCGCGTGGGAAGCGTTCGAGGACGCGGGAATCGTGCCGTCGGCACTGCACGGCAGCCGCACGGGCGTTTTCGTCGGCACCATGTACGACGACTACGGCTACCGTGTCCTGCCGTCGCCGGTCGAGTACGAGGGCTATATGGCCCTCGGCAGCGCGAGCGGCTTCGCCTCCGGGCGTATCTCCCATGGCTTCGGGTTCGAAGGTCCTGCCATGACCGTGGACACGGCCTGTTCCTCCTCCCTGGTCGCCGTCCACCTGGCCGCCACCGCACTGCGCCGGGGCGAATGCTCCCTGGCCCTGGCGGGAGGGGCCACGACCATGGCGACACCGGTGTCGTTCGTGGAGTTCAGCCGTCAGCACGGCCTGGCCCCCGACGGCCGCTGCAAAGCATTCGCCGCCACCGCCGACGGCACCGCCTGGTCCGAAGGCATCGGCATGCTCCTCCTCGAACGCCTCTCCGACGCCCACCGCCTGGGCCACCCCGTCCACGCCGTCATCCAAGGCTCAGCCCTCAACCACGACGGCGCCGCCAGCGGACTCACCGCCCCCAACGGCCCCTCCCAACAAGCCGTCATCCGCGCCGCACTCACCGACGCCCACCTCACCCCCGACACCATCGACGCCATCGAAGCCCACGGCACCGGCACCGCCCTCGGCGACCCCATCGAAGCCCACGCCCTCCTCGCCACCTACGGCACCAACCGCAACCCCCAACACCCCCTCCACCTCGGCACCATCAAATCCAACATCGGCCACACCCAAGCAGCAGCCGGAGTCGCCGGCATCATCAAAATGACCATGGCCATCCACCACGGCCAACTCCCCAAAACCCTCCACACCAACCACCCCGCCCCCCGCATCGACTGGACCCAAGGACACCTCAACCTCCTCACCCACACCCAACCCTGGCCCCACCACAACCGCCCCCGCCGAGCCGCCATCTCCTCCTTCGGCCTCAGCGGCACCAACGCCCACCTCATCCTCGAACAACCACCCCACCCCCCCACCACCCACCAGAACAAGGACAAGGACAAGGACGCGGGGCCGCTGCCCGTCGTCCCCGTCCTTCTGTCCGGGCACAATCCGGCCGCGCTGCAGGCCCAGGCCCGCCGGGTCCTCGACTCGCTGACCACTGCGTCGGCCGCCCCCGCGGACCTTGTCGACCTCGGCTTCTCGCTTGCCACCACCCGCAGCCACCTCGCGCACCGCGCGGTCCTGCTGCCCAGCGAGGAGGGCGGCCTGCTCGACGGGCTGCACGCCCTGGCGGCGGATCCGGATGGTGCCGCGGCCATACGCGGCCGGGCCACAGAGGGGCGCACCGCCCTCCTGTTCTCCGGGCACGGCCTCCAGCGGCCCGGCACTGGCCGGGAGCTGTACCGGACGTTCCCGGCTTTCGCCTCCGCGTTCGACGCCGTCTGCCGCGAACTCGACGACCACCTGGACCAGCCCCTGCGCACGGTCCTCTTCGGCTCCGGGACCGCGCTGCTCGACCGCCCGGAACACTCCCAGCTCGCGCTCTTCGCCTACCAAGTCGCCCTGTTCCGCCTGCTGGAGTCCTGTGGGGTCGCGCCCGTGGCCGTCCTCAGCCACTCCGTCGGCGCGATCTCCGCCGCTCATGCCGCCGGCGTGCTCTCCCTCGCCGACGCGGCCGAACTGGCAGTGGCCCACAGCCGGTTGGCGAAGGGGCTTTCGGGAAGCGGAGCCGCGGCCGTCAAGAACCTGAGCTTTTGTGAGCCGGAGCTCACGGTGGTCTCGGGCCTCACCGGACGGGCGATGCGGGAGAACGAGTTCGCCGACCCCGACCACTGGGCCCGCCAGGCGGTCGAGACGTTCCGCTTCGAGGACGGCGTGCGGTCCCTGAGCGACCTGGGATGCAACCGGCTGGTGGAGGTCGGCCCGTCCGGCGAACTCACCGGCATGGTCGCCGACTGCTTCGCCGGCCAGGCCGCACCGACGGCGGTCGCGGCGCAGCGCGACCAGGAGCCGGAGGCCGCCACGCTGGTGACCGCGCTCGCCCGGCTGCACTCGGTCGGCGCCGACGTCGACTGGGCCGCCGTGTTCGCGGACCGCGGCGCGCGTCGGATCCCGCTGCCGACGTATGCCTTCCAGCGGCGCCGCTACTGGATCGACGCGCCGCAGCGCACAGCTGCCCGCCCGGCCGGGATCACCGATCTCGACCACCCGATCCTGGCCGCCGCCACGGAGGTACCGGCGCCGGACGGGGTCATGTTCACCGGACGGCTCTCGCACGCCACGCTCCCCTGGCTGGCCGACCACCGGGTCGCCGGCAGGACGCTGCTGCCTGGCACCGCCCTGCTCGACGCGGTGGTGAGCGCCGCCCGTGTGACGGGCGGCGACACGGTCGAGGAGCTCGTCCACGAGGAGCCGTTGGACGTGGTGGACGGCGCGGAGTTCGACCTGCGGGTCTTCATCGCGGCGGCCGACGCCGACGGCCGGAGCGCCGTCACCGTGCACGCCCGCCGGGCGGACACCGAGGAGTCGGCCTGGATCCGGTGCGCCCACGGCACTGTCGCCCGGCTCGGATCGGAGCCCGGCGCCGAGCCGCGGCGCGGCCTCCCCGTGGCGGCCGCGCCGCTCGACCTGCCGCCCCACGAGCTCTACCGCACCCTCGCGGACCGGGAGTTGGCGTACGGACCGGCGTTCCGCGGTGTCGGCGCGATGTGGAGCTCCGGCCCGGAGACCATCGCCGATGTGACCCTTCCGGACGGGGTGCGGCCCGGCACGCACGCCCTGCACCCCGTGCTCCTCGACGCCGCCCTGCACCCGCTCGCCGCCGAGGGTGCCGCGGGCCCCGGCCTGCTTCCGCACATCTGGCGGGACGTGCGGGTCCGGGCCGCCGCCGGCGCCGCGGCCCGGGTGCGGGTCCATCTGACACCCGCGGGCCACGACGTGGTCTCGGCCGAGTTCACCGACCCCGACGGCAGGCCGCTGGCCTCGATCGGCTCTCTCATCCTGCGGCCGGTCCCGGCCGCCGACGCCGGTCCTTCCGGCGCGCCGGAGGCCGACGGCCTGTTGGTGCCGTACTGGACGCCGGTCTCCGAGCCGGCCGGCGTCGCGCCGGACACGCCGTGGACCGACCTCGCCGAGGCGTTCGCCGCAGGTGGAGCACTCCCGCGGACGACCGTGCTGACGTGCCGGACCGACAGGGCCGGGACCCCGGCAGCGGTCCGGGAGACCCTGCTGGAGGTGCTGACCGCGGTCCAGGGCTTCCTGGCTGACGAGCAGGAGGAGGACGCCCGGCTGGTGGTGGTCACCCGCGGCGCCGTCGCCGTGGGGAACGAGCAGGACCCCGGCATACGGCCCGCCCACCGCGCCGTGTGGGGACTGCTCCGGTCCGCGCAGGCCGAGTACCCGGGCCGGTTCGTCCTGCTCGACGAGGACGGTACCGCCGCCTGCCGCGAGGCGTTCGCCGCCGCGCTGGCCTCCGGCGAGAGCCAGCTCGCGCTGCGTGAGGGGACCGCGTACCGGCCGGCCCTCGCCAGCGCCGCCGGCGCCCCGGTCCCCGGATGTACCTGGGACCCGACAAGAGCGGTGCTGATCACCGGTGGGCTCGGCTGGCTCGGCCGGATCACCGCCCGGCACCTGGTGGAGCAGCACGGTGTGCGGCAGCTGGTCCTGATGGGGCGCGGCGCCCCCGGCCTCGACGCGGAGCGCGTCATCGCGGACCTGCGGGATCTCGGTGCCAAGGTCCGCACGGTGGCCTGTGACGCCGCCGACCGCGAGGCACTGGCCGGGGTTCTCGACAGGCTTGCCCGCTCCGGTGTCCGCATCGGCGGTGTCGTCCATGCCGCGGGTTTCCTCGAAGGAGGTCTGCTGACCGACCTGACGGCCGACGACCTCGACCGGTCGCTGCGTCCCAAGGTCGACGCGGCGTTCCATCTGCACGAACTGACCGCCGACCTGGACCTGTCCGCGTTCGTCGTCTACTCCTCGGTCGCCAGCACGCTCAACTCGGCGGGGCAGGGCGCCTATGCCGCCGCGAACGGGTTCCTGGAAGGCCTGATGGAGCAACGGCACACCGCCGGCAAGCCCGGCGTGGCCATCGTGTGGGGCCAGTGGGATGTGTCGGGAGGCATGGGCAGCACCCTCACGAACGCCCAGATCGACCGCATGGCCCGGGTCGGCGTCCTGCTGATACCCATCGAACAGGGCCTGCGCTTCCTCGACGCGGCGGTGCACGGGATTGAGCCGGTGGTTGTGGCGGGACGCTGGGATCGCGGCGCCCTGGCCGCACAGCACCGCGGCGGCACTCTCCCGCGCATCCTGGAGTCCCTCCTGCCCGCCGACGCCGGGAAGCCAGGGGGAGAGGAGGATCCGTCCTCGACCGAGCTGCCGCACGACCACGGGGACACCGCGGCCGCGGAAGGCGGCGACACAATGTTGGAGCGGCTCCTCGCCGAGGTCGCCGCAGTGCTCGGCCACGCCTCCGCCGACGCGATCGACCCGGACATCGCCTTCGACCACGTCGGCATGGACTCGCTGGGGGCGGTGGAGCTGCGCAACCGGCTGATGGCCACCATCGGGCTGCGCCTTCCGGCCACTTTCGTCTTCGACTGGCCGACCCCCCGGCTCCTGGCCGATGTCCTCGGTCAGGAGCCGCCGTCCGACGGACGGACCACCACCGAGAACGGAAACGGAACCCCGATGCCATGA